ttaataaatcatttgtattatattatatattttaatgtgcccccattgttttattttaataggtttttACCGAAAGGATTCTTTATGACACAAAAAAGCTTTTCTGGATTTATGTGTTCCTCTTAATGAGTTTCTTTATACAATCATAACTTTTACTTGCCTgaacaaaaaattgttttttttttcttaatttccatatattttaaGAGTATATATATCCATTCTAAGtcaattgcaattttattttttataagagcCTGCTGGTTTTGGAATAAGGAGAAAAAGAGAAAAAAGGtgaaaaagaaatttattatgcacataaataaatatattcactaaaattattttgaaactatTTACATTTGAACGCTTATCTTAttagataacatttttattgaaaacaaattaattatatatttatgaacaccATACAAAGTTTAGGCGTTAAACAATACACTTtagcataaaattatttaaaaaacatgtttGTTCAATCGGATATACTTATAACTTAATGACTGTTTATCATTTCAAAAGTaacgttctaaattcaaattcctGTTTCACTGAATATGAATGaattacaatgaatatttaatgtgaaatctcggaaatacaaataatctaaatttgttGGTTGTTTTGCTCTAAGTGAAATATTGGTAGCAACTGTATACACTAGTGATATCAAACTTTCGAGTTGGATTCTGTCATACCCGCTCTTAACACATCCAGATTGTAAGTAATATACGAGGGACGTTCAATGTATTCTCGCTATTGacttaaagaaaaatgtaattccgaataacaaatatatttcaatatagatAACaactattgaatatatttcaaaaatattttctttaagatTGGTTGGGGAACAGAAAATGATCACTGGGATATGACCAGGTATGGGCTGTGGTGTGGATGAATTTATTCAAGGTGCTTACTTAAACAACATAGTCAGACTTGTTCGCACCACACCGGCCCTACACTACTATCTTCTTTAAAATAACTCTTGGTATCACGACGCAAAGTTCACAGGCGCATGTCACAGGAAAATATTATTACGGAATAGGTTCGTCGTCGTGAAGCATCACCCCTGGTTAATTTTCCATTTCTTTTTTCGTTAGTTACCTCCTTTTCGTGTTCTCAACGCCACAGTGTTTTGGGACTCAAagggtattttaattaaatttgaataaagtaccATTCGTTTCCCAAAACACTGGAGCCATGAGCGTTTCGGTGAACGGAGTGACTTCGGACTTCTTCGGCAGCATAGCTTCTTATTATATAACTGCATACGTTTGTTACGTCTTCGAGGAAAAGTTTCACAATTTGCAAATTTTCCGTAGTGGTGGCAACTGGACCGCCAGCACGAAGGTCATCTTTAAGACTTTCTCTAACCTTTTTAAATTCACTTGACCAATTTTGGTCATTCAGAGCAGTATATCAGAAAACAGTTAATAtctcttctttttttttcgagTAGTATCTTGTTTTAAAAGGAATTCCAAAGTGCGAGgatcgattttttaaaataatattgttatggtACTGTTTTTAGCGTTATCTGAAATACTAATGATCAACATAAATTATCATATGCGTTCAAGAATATAGTAAATAGCTAATTACATAATGGGATGATTAAGGAGAAAGTATCCGCTTAGTTACTAAATCATCCCAAAACTGAGAATACATTGAACGCCCCTAGTTAATACACATCTTTGTGATGTCGATGTGCTGCTAACCATAGAATCAAATATATCAGCCTCATTAAGCCCTACCAATCAGAGGACGTAcatatgtgtttattattatatgctgAAGAGTTTGATGACGTCGCTTATATAAGGATTACCAGATCGTCTTGCTTTAGATCAGACACCAAAAAGTTATGTTAGACAAAAGTACGTGCGTACTTTAAACGATTTACTTTTGCAATCGGAGACTTTTCTAATGAGTATATTTCAATTTGGATGTCGTATATTAAAAATGGGCACTGACGGGTTAGGTAtgcttgtattattaatttttattatacctcAGACTAGATTTGCAATGAATAATAGTTATCATTATTACCCAATTAAGATACAATATCAGTATCTGACATGTTATGTCTTAGCAAAGCTAAAATTAAGCGATACTCTAACTTAGGTTAGAAAAAGACATGAGATTTCACGAAATTCACGTCCTCCAAACAGGACAAAATTCTCtcgttaaaaaaacacaaatatattccCTACTCGTGATAATTTTCTTCTAAGTCCATGGCCTGATGCTGTCTTTTGATGTGATTCTTCAAATTAACGTTTTGCGTGAACGACGCATTACACAAAGCACATTTATATTTCTTCTCGCTGCTGTGAGATTGCATGTGAACCTTCAAACCCCTTAACCTTGGGTAACTCTTTCCACAGTATTCGCAACGGAAGTTCCTTTCCCCTGTATGACTCGCCATGTGTTCCTTCAGCCTCGATGGTAGGTAGAAACGTTTGTCACACAAGTCGCATTGGTGTTTTAGTATCTTCAAGTGAAATCTTCTATTGTGTTCGCGGAGAGATTTCCTGCTATCATATGCCCTGTCACACTGTTCGCACTGAAACGTCCTCTCTTCCCCATGAATTTCTATCATGTGACGATACCTTAACGTgtaggaaaaaaataattcatcacatttatTGCACTGGTAAGCTGCCTCCTTCTTGTGTGTACGCGCGATGTGAATATATCTCGTGTATTTCGACTTGAAGGATTTCCCGCATTCTTTGCAAGCGAAGCTCTCCTCCACTCGCTGATGGGTTTTCTGGTGCAGGATCAGCATTCTCTCTTCGAAATAATGGGCACCGCATATATCACATATGCAAGTACCGAAATGTTCGGCCATATGTTTCTTTAAAGCGtggaaaaaactaaaactagcACCGCATTCCGTGCAACTCAACGAACCGGATGTGAGTCGGAACTTCAAGAATTCATTGGAGTCGGAGTAGTATAGCTTCGCATGGCAATTGGTTATGTGTTCTTTGAACTGTTCTAAGTGTTGTATGTTCTCAGAGCAGTTACGACAGTCTATTCTAAAAGTATCGATTTGGACTTTTTTGTTACTAGAACTATTGGACAAGACATCTTTGAAAGTAGTAGGATCGTGAGTCATAGAATGTTCTCGCAGTTTGTTGGGATCGGTGAAGACTTGTCGGCAATAAACGCAGAAGTAATCACTGAACGATGTGTCGAACGGGCAAGCGTACGAGTTCTCAACGATTGTCACTATATTGTGGAACGATTTTGCATTTTCGTTCGTCTTGTAACCGTTCAGTTTATGTGATTGTGTGGACTTATCTGGCAATTCTGTAACAAGAGGAGCAAAAttgttattctttatttaaagttaattaacgAGGtgtacttttactttaaatactcATGTGATCAACTTCTTATCATCTTTGACGGATAAGCATTGCGGGATATTGTGAGATATAGCCATTAGTTGTTCGAGCTTTTATcgtaaaagacaaaaaaaacacaattcttCAAGCAGGCTCCTACGATGACCTCTAAATCGTAATTTTAGaggattaatttgaatttatgaataccATCCGTTCGATacagattctaacgagaagaacacAATTTCATTACAcaggtaattaaatacaattgaattatttatccTGCACGAAAATCAAAAGACATCCAATGGGTTTCGAGCTGAGATTGTGAATAGTCCTAACAGctctttttagtttttatatctatagtataatatatacaggtaTTTGCggctttaacatttattttcttctaGAATCCAAAGGCAAATGACAAAAATGGCAAAGTTATTGGGCATTTCCGTTAATTTGCATCTCGGTTAATGTAACAAGTTTGATAAATAGGAAAACGATTGAAGGACCTAAACAAAGCATCTTATCTTTTAAACTCACCCAAATCTTGCATTTCTTTCAACTTATCGTTAAGCCTCTGAGCATTGTACAGCATTTCTTTCGTCAGTTCGTCTTCTTTTTTCTCCTCTTTCCGTTTTTTATTAGACTTCAACTTCTGCCTCAGTTTCCTCTTGTGTTTGTTCACTGGTTCGACTTTCATTTCTTCTATGATTGCAATAATGGCTCTTAAgattagtattaatttaatgcttttattaatatgtttatttccaATCGTTTTTTTACGGCACTACATAAATAAATCGgctattacttatttattaataacgtctCTTCTGCTAATACATAAGAGaagggttttttttaaattaaataagtataattagaATTTTTCATGAGTTTGTGCTAAAACTCCATCAAGTGCTCGGTGATGGAAAACAGCGTTGTTAAAATACTGGCAGCGTTCTTGCAAGTATCGGTAGAAATTTTAACAGATTTGTCGTACAATAAACTcgaaaatttactttacttatttcTACACTTGgaataatgcaaaaaatatgCTTAGTAAAATACAGACACattcaacatattattttgtagaataatcgtcaaataatcaaaatttagcGGGCTTTTTAGCTGGCAAAAGGGCTGTAAGTCTCTGTAAGTCACTGTGagtctttgattatttatgtctaGATAGAATATCTAAACTGAAAACGCGTCGAAATAAATAGTGGCCAAGATAAGACTCATTTCAACATTGTTCAAAGCGACCTAACTACCTTAAAAACATCTACTTGATATATAATCTGAACATAGCCATATGTCCTGATATCTAGAatattatgtcacttgtgcctgtatttgCGACACAAAGATTTACTGTAGAAAGGCAGAGTACCCGCATGCTATTAGAATGGGATGATTTTTTGTCAAAGTATATCAATAACACAGTAAGATTTTCTATTTGTTGTCTCTCGAGCTCGCTAACGCTGTCAGCGAGACTGTGCTCGTCTCAATTCAGATAAATCTCAATCCATTCTGATTTCAAGcggattataatattatggatgGGAAATATTCTAACTCAAATAACTTATCACTCACCAGTATCGATATCGATATGGTCTGTATCATCTGGATAATCAAGTTCAAGGTTAATGTTGATCTCTTCTTTGACACTTGTTTCAATTTTAACATCGTTCGGATCACCTaaaagttgttttaaaatttttgtattgcGAGCCGCGACAACTACACCACTGAGTTTTTACCTGATCTCAGGgtggtgtaggaaaacatcgagaGGAATGTCAGCATCCTGGATGGAAATACTTCCATTGCAGGATGCTGTCATGTATAACCAATCGCCATTTTTGTCGGCATGATTGACCTCATCCTCGAGAGGTGATGAGTTCTCAGTTCAGAAGTTGCTCTTTTACACGTAgctcatcatttttattattttgatattctcTTGCGAAGTTATTGTCTAAGTTTTAATTGTAGGTCCCAAGattttgcttttgttttttagatataattttatgaagtttGCAACTAAAGAGTAAGAGTCGATATTTAAAGATACAATCGGATGTAAGCTCgcatatatttatgaaactcACTTTCAGATTTTtgcatcataaaattaaaacagcaCTTTGGTTTACTATTGATATTTTTCCGCTGATTTCAGATCGCCGTCCCATCGGACTACGAGATTGAAGTAACAGTAAATACACCTGTATACTATAACATATGGGCTGTTGGGTAGTCACAGTTGAAAAAAGTCACAGTCAAAATTAATTCAGACAAATCATCTCCGTTAAATACAAAACTACCTTCATCGTGAATTTTCGTTCTCAACAACTTTTCTTCACACTGAAGAACTTGCTGGCGAAAGCAACTCGCCTCCCGCAGCCGAGACACACACGTCGCGCATATTAAATGTTCCTCGGCTTCTCCGTCCAAGTGTGATAGctgaaaaaaacaaaagaaaaaaaacggcGGTCGTGGAACACGAAGGAGACGATATCGAATACAAAGACATTAAATTGATGGTTATagaagtaatttatataatcaaaaataaattgaaataatatctttttccatctcgcatttttaaatttggaccgataattattgttttaattggcaaataaccagtgtttattcgtttttataatacagaaaaaattttgacttattttgaaaaaatctaaaaaacgtgataactcaaaaatggttcacatttGCATAATGCACATGGGgtttaaaattatcgcaaataatcacccctatcacctcctaatgggaacacgtcgaattaccaataaccctgtatatgatacatattagatgtatcatatatataaatgggtAAGGGGGTTTACTGGATTCCCCACCTCACATGGAAAGGAATAGTATatgatgaaaattaatttcctttaataGTATAACTACAAGTTTAACAAAGTCATTAGATTtatcatcatattttttataataaaagccctatttttataataaagcctATATAGCCTAATCCTATAACCATCCCTTACACTACCAATGTCCCACCGATTTGGGAAATAAGATGACATGTCTGTGAGtccatagttacactggctcactcacacttcaaatcaGAACttaacaatacgaagtattgctgtttgaatgTAAAATATGTGATTATGTTCAATATCTGAATAACTAGTTTTACCAGAACATAGATTTTATTGGAATTGTTTATATATCCAATGTGGTTTGAACTTATGGTCATCGGTTTGACAATGTCAATTACATGAATCGTcaaacaaaacacaataatatagtTCAAGATTGTAGCCTTTTCCAAGTGCTTCTAAGTTATATATCATTGTCAGTATGATCTGTAGCTAACGCAAAGATACAATGACAAAAATCTCAAAAGTAGCTTAAAtagcaaaaatttaaaatataaaaaaatatatgtatgtataaaaattcgtctttatttccatttttaatttaactaaatgtgTCTATGCCATAAACCAAGTCCCAATTTGGATGTCTACTGACATAtgccttatttaataaaaataatgaattctaTAATGGTATAATAGGAGAGAAATTACATGGAACACTTTTGTTTTTACAGTGAGATACAGAAATTAGTCTAACAgtataaaaattagtaaataaatttattctgcaCTAATTTGgtatatcaatacaaaaaatatattaagagtaatttaatttcatactacaaaaatgttatcatttataaaataatagtgttaaataatattaatatctacaTACCAGCAAACCAAAACAATCTACAAACATATCCGAATATATCTCTTTTCGTCCTTGCCATTCGTATTCCACATTCAAAAGGCGACACTTTTTAATAGCACCACAACATCTACACACACCGGGATCGAATATGGGACCTTTTCGAGTATTTGTGCTCATTTTAAACATTgtgaattaatttgaatattattgcaaaatgacattttatttgattatgacCACAGACAGAGTAATAGttatatttgtcatttaaaaaaatatattcaaaaggaGATTAGGTTTTTACACACTATCAGCAAATTTATTCGTATTCtagcttaaatataatttgtaaatgttaccttatataatgtttatagtaaTAGTGTattcatattcattaaaaacaaactcgaaacatagttttgtttcattaataaacatTCTAGAGTAAACTTTGAGCTctgaaattttaaagatttctaATGATTTTGCTAAGGAATTcgaattaaatcttatattttatgcttggcgagacaattaaattattccatATTAATTTGCCTTTATTCTAATAAGAAATCTCGATgtgctattaaataaaaataggtttgCCATCAAATATGTTTAGTGCTAGTTCTCGTGTCGAATTTAACTATTTgttattttcgatatttttaagtattttatatataaataaaatcaatatataaaattaaaagaaaatttattgtccttaatctaaaaaataaataacaattataatttataactatgaatgtgcatttattttttattattaagtaattattcttGAAAACTCTCTTCTGACTCTAAATTCTGATGTTGTCTTTTTATATGATTCTTCAAACAAACATTTTGACTATAGGACGCGCTACACATagtgcatttatattttttttcactggtaTGCGACTGCATGTGCACTTTTAAAGCCCTTAACCTCGGATAACTTTTCCCACAGTGTTCACATCTAAAATTCCTCTCCCCCGTATGACTTGACATGTGTTCCTTTAATCTACATGgcaaataaaacctcttttcacACAAATTGCACTGATGTTTCAgtagttttaaatgtattcttctATTATGATCTCGCAGCGTCTTCTTGCTTACATAAACTTTATCGCAATGATCACATTTAAAAATGGACTCTTCGCCGTGAACTCCTATCATGTGTTTTTGCCGAAGAGTATCGGAGAAAAAAGTTTCATCGCATTTAGTGCATAAATATCGAGCCTCCTTCGTGTGTAAGCGGGCGATGTGAATGCACATATTGTACTTGGATTTAAAAGATTTTCCGCATTGCTTGCAGCAATAATTCGCGTTGGATCGCTGGTGGCTTTTCATGTGTGCTCTAAGCATTCGTTCCTCGAAGTAATGAACCCCACACACATCACATATACAATCGCCGAAATGTTCCGCCATGTGTTTCTTCAAAGTGTGAAAAAACCCGAACGTCCTGTCACACTCTGTGCATTTCAAATTCGTTGGTGTGAgtcgaaattttaaaaaatcttctttGACAGGATACCAAGTTTTCccgtgaatatttttaatatgatatatcaaTGTATCGATATTATCAATGCTCTCATTACAGAGTCGACAATCGATTCTGTAAAAATCGATTTGGCATATTTTGTTTTCGAGACGAGTGTTATTGACGAGAATTTCCATGTACGTAGCGGGATCGTGCGTTAAGGAATGTTCTCGAAGTTTCCTACAATCCAAGAACTTTTGCCTACAGTAGGAACAATAGTAGTTGTTGAAGAATGTGTTAAAGGGGTATGCATAGGAATTTTCAATTatcgttattatatttagtattgattTGTCCTTTCGAAGACTTTCTTTCATAATCGGTTCTTTATCAGGAAACTTTGTATTATCTGTtggaagaaaattatatttaggcaAGTTCTGATATATTAAGGTATGTGCAGTGCTGTCTTTAGCATAAGGGTACGACAATAAGATTATTATCACGGAGGCCTCTAAAGGCCGATATATTTGCCTATACTTTTGGAAATTTACATGGCGTTCTTGAGCACAATTTCAGTAGTCTTTTGGGTGGCTAACCAAGTATAGTATAGCATTGGACTATACTTGGTTAGCTACCTAAAAATTAAACGcaatttcataccttcgaggaCGGATAGAAATCCAAATTTGTGACGTCagcaatgtttttaaaaacaagctgggACAAGCTACTTCGTCATATACATATTGAGAGATACACGAGACTAATGATAATACCTATTAAAGGGGTACCTTAAAGTCTAGAGTGACCACGCATTTTCTGCGCAAGCCTGTTCCACCTTAGGCTGTATCACCACTTTCCAATAGGTGTGAAGACAGAcaagctatataaaaaaaaaagtattaatatactatacCGTGTTTATTCTGTGCTGTGATACGTCGTATGTTCATTCGATTCCTTTTAATTAAGACATCTTTATAATTGCTTCTTAAGGTTCTCTTCGGTTTTCGCTTCTctgtacattttaattcattttctg
Above is a genomic segment from Vanessa tameamea isolate UH-Manoa-2023 chromosome 29, ilVanTame1 primary haplotype, whole genome shotgun sequence containing:
- the LOC135194420 gene encoding zinc finger protein ZFP2-like, whose translation is MFKMSTNTRKGPIFDPGVCRCCGAIKKCRLLNVEYEWQGRKEIYSDMFVDCFGLLLSHLDGEAEEHLICATCVSRLREASCFRQQVLQCEEKLLRTKIHDEGDPNDVKIETSVKEEININLELDYPDDTDHIDIDTEEMKVEPVNKHKRKLRQKLKSNKKRKEEKKEDELTKEMLYNAQRLNDKLKEMQDLELPDKSTQSHKLNGYKTNENAKSFHNIVTIVENSYACPFDTSFSDYFCVYCRQVFTDPNKLREHSMTHDPTTFKDVLSNSSSNKKVQIDTFRIDCRNCSENIQHLEQFKEHITNCHAKLYYSDSNEFLKFRLTSGSLSCTECGASFSFFHALKKHMAEHFGTCICDICGAHYFEERMLILHQKTHQRVEESFACKECGKSFKSKYTRYIHIARTHKKEAAYQCNKCDELFFSYTLRYRHMIEIHGEERTFQCEQCDRAYDSRKSLREHNRRFHLKILKHQCDLCDKRFYLPSRLKEHMASHTGERNFRCEYCGKSYPRLRGLKVHMQSHSSEKKYKCALCNASFTQNVNLKNHIKRQHQAMDLEENYHE
- the LOC135194421 gene encoding gastrula zinc finger protein XlCGF26.1-like, which gives rise to MNIIKGKGPIFDPGVCRCCGAVKKCRLLNIEYVGLGRKEVYADMFVDCFGLVLSHLDGEPDDRLICATCVTRLREASCFRQQVLECEEKLLRSKIVVHEDNKSNEVITDNQNFPQDDFKQTNEQTDESDHNDNDTEPLQTSSFEKTESPSENELKCTEKRKPKRTLRSNYKDVLIKRNRMNIRRITAQNKHDNTKFPDKEPIMKESLRKDKSILNIITIIENSYAYPFNTFFNNYYCSYCRQKFLDCRKLREHSLTHDPATYMEILVNNTRLENKICQIDFYRIDCRLCNESIDNIDTLIYHIKNIHGKTWYPVKEDFLKFRLTPTNLKCTECDRTFGFFHTLKKHMAEHFGDCICDVCGVHYFEERMLRAHMKSHQRSNANYCCKQCGKSFKSKYNMCIHIARLHTKEARYLCTKCDETFFSDTLRQKHMIGVHGEESIFKCDHCDKVYVSKKTLRDHNRRIHLKLLKHQCNLCEKRFYLPCRLKEHMSSHTGERNFRCEHCGKSYPRLRALKVHMQSHTSEKKYKCTMCSASYSQNVCLKNHIKRQHQNLESEESFQE